A single region of the Gracilibacillus caseinilyticus genome encodes:
- a CDS encoding spore germination protein, with the protein MQGIEGKLIIFRPLLDLYFIYEPVSNTLSRSIQEPANENVVQGSVSSFTENLDTNLGLIRKEIVSSDLLIKGYISECLNKRG; encoded by the coding sequence ATTCAAGGAATTGAAGGAAAACTAATTATATTCCGACCATTACTAGATTTATATTTTATATATGAACCAGTATCAAATACATTATCACGTTCTATACAAGAACCTGCTAATGAAAATGTTGTACAAGGATCTGTAAGTTCTTTTACAGAAAACTTAGATACTAATTTAGGACTAATTCGAAAAGAAATTGTTTCATCAGATTTACTTATTAAAGGTTATATTTCTGAGTGTCTGAACAAAAGAGGATAA
- a CDS encoding S1 family peptidase: MDFQRNWEDYVGQTVCVAGYHNYSPRCGEIVDTSYSKSNLYDMRRADYYAVPGDSGGTVYSGESGLLMGIHQGNGGDYEVYTQVHNIISEFGIYPYLD, encoded by the coding sequence GTGGATTTCCAAAGGAATTGGGAAGACTATGTTGGACAAACTGTTTGTGTAGCAGGATATCATAATTATTCACCTAGGTGTGGGGAAATAGTGGATACTAGTTATTCAAAATCAAACTTATATGATATGAGAAGAGCAGACTATTATGCCGTGCCTGGAGACAGTGGAGGGACTGTTTATAGTGGTGAAAGTGGACTGCTTATGGGAATCCATCAAGGTAATGGAGGTGATTATGAAGTATATACGCAAGTGCATAATATCATTTCTGAGTTTGGCATCTATCCCTATCTAGATTAA
- a CDS encoding GyrI-like domain-containing protein — protein sequence MKYYLLPAYRAIGLRWKGTFSEITPHLKNVIQQSQDRADELKYKVNPHIQLGLSYHVIKDGFVHYAVYEVGEEQEIPEGMIEIRVPELTYVKGRHEKEKNITKTYTELHKWLNKSDYTPYKEIGVDYYDPYTPIKHEYYPVDRDPNDPHFDIYIPIVK from the coding sequence ATGAAATATTATTTGTTACCAGCCTATCGAGCAATAGGATTACGATGGAAGGGTACATTTTCTGAAATCACACCACACTTAAAAAACGTTATTCAGCAAAGTCAAGACCGAGCTGATGAATTAAAATATAAAGTGAATCCGCATATTCAATTAGGTTTATCTTACCATGTAATAAAAGATGGATTCGTACATTACGCAGTGTATGAAGTCGGGGAGGAACAAGAGATTCCTGAAGGGATGATTGAAATACGAGTTCCTGAATTGACATATGTAAAGGGAAGACATGAAAAAGAGAAAAATATAACAAAGACCTATACGGAGTTACATAAGTGGCTAAATAAGAGTGACTATACCCCTTATAAAGAAATCGGCGTAGATTATTATGATCCTTATACTCCGATTAAACATGAATATTACCCAGTTGATCGTGATCCAAATGATCCGCATTTTGATATTTATATACCAATTGTTAAATAA
- a CDS encoding metallophosphoesterase family protein, with translation MKIAALYDIHGNLPALNAVLNELKSEKPDLILIGGDIVSGPLPVQTLERLFQLADQDVQFISGNNDREVVMAYDGKPLMHMSEKGRQKQYWVSKQLSRTQRDFLATLDKLKIFSIEELGEILFCHATPKSDKEIFTPLTSKDQLINIFSTVEQQLVVCGHTHIQFQKQLGEVCILNAGSVGMPFANQPGAYWLLLTPKGYEFRRTIYDIEKATKEIETSKDPYTYEFIKNYIQNTIPKERGIQFLEKSKRL, from the coding sequence ATGAAAATTGCTGCGCTTTATGATATTCATGGAAACCTTCCAGCTCTTAACGCAGTGCTTAATGAACTAAAAAGTGAAAAACCAGATTTAATTCTCATTGGCGGTGATATTGTTTCTGGCCCTTTACCAGTTCAAACTTTAGAACGGCTTTTTCAATTAGCAGACCAAGACGTTCAGTTTATTAGTGGAAACAACGATCGAGAGGTAGTTATGGCATATGACGGAAAACCCCTAATGCATATGTCAGAGAAAGGACGTCAAAAACAATACTGGGTGTCTAAGCAATTATCACGTACCCAAAGAGATTTTTTAGCTACTCTAGATAAGTTAAAGATTTTTTCAATTGAAGAACTAGGAGAAATTTTATTCTGTCATGCAACTCCCAAAAGTGATAAAGAGATTTTTACACCGTTGACTTCTAAAGATCAACTCATTAACATCTTTAGTACTGTTGAACAGCAATTGGTTGTGTGTGGTCATACACATATACAATTTCAAAAGCAACTAGGGGAGGTATGTATTCTAAATGCTGGAAGTGTAGGCATGCCTTTTGCCAACCAACCAGGTGCATATTGGCTTCTACTTACACCAAAGGGTTATGAATTTAGACGAACAATATATGATATAGAAAAGGCCACAAAGGAGATTGAAACGAGTAAAGACCCATATACTTATGAATTCATCAAAAATTATATACAAAATACAATTCCAAAAGAAAGAGGCATTCAATTTCTTGAGAAATCAAAAAGATTATAA
- a CDS encoding NAD(P)/FAD-dependent oxidoreductase — MNNPKIVILGAGYGGLTTVAKLQNKLGVNDAQITLVNKNDYHYESTWLHEAAAGTLHHDRSRVKIADLIDSAKVNFVQDTVTAIKPDEKKVELQDGNALDYDYLVVALGFEAATFGIPGLLENAFTIGSINKARQIREHIDYQFATYNNEPETKQERLNIVVGGGGFTGIEFVGELANRVPQLCEEYDIDRNKVRIIVVEAMDSIMPGFDPELIEYAMNSLEARGVEFKLGAFLKEVRAEGITVEQNDEKEDIPTMTTVWAAGVRANHLVEESALEDNRGKVEVTPELRAPSHEDVFVVGDCALVWNKEIDRPYPPTAQIAMQEAEVCAHNLIALVKGGELEHFEFINRGTVCSLGHNDAMGSIFGGKKIFGWTASVMKKVIDNRALFKIGGVGLLLKKGKFNFFS; from the coding sequence ATGAATAACCCAAAAATAGTTATACTTGGAGCAGGTTATGGTGGATTAACTACCGTTGCAAAATTACAAAATAAACTTGGTGTAAATGACGCTCAAATTACACTTGTCAACAAAAACGACTATCATTATGAATCTACATGGTTACATGAAGCAGCTGCAGGTACATTACACCATGATCGTAGCCGAGTAAAAATTGCTGATTTAATTGATTCAGCAAAGGTGAATTTTGTACAAGATACAGTAACTGCAATTAAACCAGACGAAAAGAAAGTGGAATTACAAGATGGGAATGCGCTTGACTATGATTATTTAGTTGTAGCACTAGGATTTGAAGCAGCTACATTTGGTATTCCAGGATTGCTTGAGAATGCATTTACGATCGGAAGCATTAATAAAGCACGTCAAATTCGTGAGCATATCGATTATCAATTTGCTACGTATAACAATGAACCAGAAACGAAGCAAGAACGTCTTAATATCGTAGTTGGCGGTGGAGGTTTTACTGGTATTGAATTTGTTGGTGAATTAGCAAACCGTGTACCACAACTATGTGAAGAATATGACATTGACCGAAACAAAGTACGTATTATCGTTGTAGAAGCTATGGATTCTATTATGCCAGGATTCGATCCTGAATTAATCGAGTATGCGATGAATTCATTAGAAGCTCGTGGTGTAGAATTTAAGCTTGGTGCTTTCTTGAAAGAAGTACGAGCTGAAGGTATTACAGTAGAACAAAACGATGAAAAAGAAGATATACCGACGATGACAACAGTATGGGCTGCTGGTGTACGAGCTAATCACTTAGTTGAGGAATCTGCATTAGAAGATAACCGTGGTAAAGTAGAAGTAACGCCAGAATTACGTGCACCATCTCATGAAGATGTGTTCGTTGTTGGAGATTGTGCATTAGTATGGAACAAAGAAATTGATCGTCCATATCCACCAACAGCTCAAATCGCGATGCAAGAAGCAGAAGTTTGTGCACATAACTTGATCGCGCTAGTAAAAGGTGGAGAATTAGAACACTTTGAATTCATTAACCGAGGTACTGTTTGTTCATTAGGCCATAATGATGCAATGGGTTCTATTTTTGGCGGCAAAAAAATCTTTGGATGGACTGCTTCTGTCATGAAGAAAGTTATCGACAACCGTGCCTTATTTAAAATCGGTGGTGTAGGGTTACTATTGAAAAAAGGAAAATTCAATTTCTTTTCATAA
- a CDS encoding 3D domain-containing protein, translated as MLVKKMIKNLVMVLMFFCAVISSFTMISNVSAKEVITSLRDGGEAYTFHYQQDREVLAKKKYINFRDNITYISSEEIEAPATLEETLDLSQYEKKHVVATGYTAGVESTGKSPGHPAYGITYSGVKVTRDLYSTIAADIDIFPIGTILYIPDYGYGVVADTGGAINGHKIDLYYPTVKEVYDKWGKKNVDVYVVEYGEGKLTEDVLSELNNTEALQVFRSQYKAE; from the coding sequence ATGTTAGTAAAAAAAATGATTAAGAATCTAGTAATGGTCCTCATGTTTTTTTGTGCTGTCATTTCCAGTTTTACAATGATATCAAATGTTTCAGCAAAGGAAGTAATTACTAGCTTGCGAGATGGTGGCGAAGCATACACGTTTCATTATCAACAAGACAGGGAAGTATTAGCGAAAAAAAAATATATCAATTTTCGCGATAATATCACATATATTTCGAGTGAAGAAATTGAAGCCCCGGCAACTTTAGAAGAAACGTTAGATTTAAGTCAATACGAAAAGAAACATGTTGTGGCTACAGGTTATACTGCTGGGGTGGAGTCGACAGGAAAGTCGCCTGGTCATCCGGCCTATGGTATTACTTATTCAGGAGTTAAAGTAACCAGAGATTTATATTCGACGATCGCAGCAGATATTGACATTTTCCCAATAGGAACGATCTTGTACATTCCCGATTATGGTTATGGTGTTGTGGCAGATACAGGTGGTGCAATCAACGGACATAAAATTGATTTGTATTATCCAACTGTCAAAGAAGTGTATGACAAATGGGGAAAGAAAAATGTTGATGTTTATGTTGTTGAATATGGTGAAGGAAAGTTGACAGAAGATGTATTATCTGAATTAAATAATACCGAAGCATTACAAGTGTTTAGGTCGCAGTATAAAGCAGAGTAA
- a CDS encoding NAD(P)/FAD-dependent oxidoreductase, producing the protein MSNEVYDITIIGAGPVGLFTAFYGGLRQSSVKIIESLPQIGGQLSALYPEKYIYDIAGFPKVRAQELVDNLKEQTDMFKPEIVLDQSVENVERIDEETFRITTPTEEHYSKVIIITGGNGAFQPRKLTIDNAEQFEDKNLHYFVDNMDKFRDQRVVLFGGGDSAVDWALMLEPIAKEVSLVHRRETFRAHEASVENLMNSNVNILTPYVPESLIGQNKIDQVRLKEVKSDKEIVLDVDHVLVNYGFISSLGPIKNWGLEIDKNSIVVNSKMETNVPGIYAAGDICTYPGKVNLIAAGFGEGPTAVNNAKAFMDPKARVQPKHSTSMF; encoded by the coding sequence ATGTCAAATGAAGTGTATGATATAACCATTATCGGCGCAGGTCCGGTTGGATTATTCACTGCCTTTTACGGTGGTTTAAGACAGTCTTCTGTCAAAATTATTGAAAGCCTTCCACAGATTGGAGGGCAACTCAGCGCCTTATATCCTGAGAAATATATATATGATATTGCGGGCTTCCCAAAAGTTCGTGCGCAAGAACTCGTTGACAACTTAAAAGAACAAACAGATATGTTTAAACCCGAAATTGTCTTGGACCAATCTGTTGAGAACGTAGAACGTATAGATGAAGAAACTTTTCGAATTACTACTCCTACCGAAGAACATTACTCCAAAGTGATCATTATCACTGGCGGCAATGGCGCATTTCAGCCGCGAAAACTTACCATTGATAATGCGGAACAATTTGAAGATAAAAACCTGCACTATTTCGTTGATAATATGGATAAGTTCCGTGATCAGCGGGTTGTATTATTTGGTGGTGGAGATTCAGCGGTAGACTGGGCATTAATGTTAGAACCTATTGCGAAAGAAGTTTCCTTGGTTCACCGACGTGAAACTTTCCGGGCGCATGAAGCAAGTGTAGAAAATTTAATGAATTCCAATGTGAATATTTTAACACCTTATGTACCAGAAAGCCTAATCGGACAAAACAAGATTGATCAAGTTCGATTGAAGGAAGTTAAAAGTGATAAAGAGATTGTTTTAGATGTCGATCACGTACTAGTGAATTACGGCTTCATTTCTTCACTTGGTCCAATTAAAAACTGGGGTCTGGAAATTGATAAAAACAGTATCGTTGTTAATTCAAAAATGGAAACAAATGTGCCTGGAATTTACGCAGCAGGTGATATTTGTACGTACCCAGGTAAAGTAAACCTGATCGCTGCCGGATTTGGTGAAGGCCCAACTGCAGTAAACAATGCCAAAGCATTTATGGATCCAAAAGCAAGAGTACAACCGAAACACTCAACAAGCATGTTTTAG
- a CDS encoding phage tail spike protein yields MLTIYDKDLKATGIIENAYNISIEQRVNQLWTAEFSLPMDDPKRYLCSHMNYVEIRGEQTAADPDGRYYGLYRIMPTNTRKAIETNRVTYELEHVLATLLDDVINGLLPALINQTTSANLQRILNFQSTEHWQLGTVEFERYFQYSFENENGLLAPILSIPKAFDEDYEFTFDTSSYPWTLNLVKPSNEVTSEIRWGKDMISFEEVSDPTEIVNYIIPKGQGEGVNQLTIEDVNGGDDFLQDSASITEWGKRSYIWIDRRFKDADSLKESGQALLKQWKDPKISFSIDSVDLSILPEYAHERRLLNGRTQIVVIDSDFDRTYYGRIIEAKIPDLAKEFEVEYVISNRRDDAATIQADIERKQRINEAYSQGATNILASNYQDNCDSDNAATIPIYIDDDVRYVNTCELTYRTKPFRSYSQATEGGGATVKSTSSGGGTTKTTSSGGGTSKSTNSGGGTSTTSSSGGGGSTTSSQNSQYQTLSFDSGLDQDGDPAPAGRHFHRVNVPTSALNHTHTVNFPSHQHTISIPSHAHSFTVPEHQHSISLDPHSHSISLPDHVHDIKHGIYQLNSTPSRVLIRVDGNPASSTGNSGDRVDLLPYLDRDSDGKVTRGRHEITLVPNGLARIEADVIFRIFIQSDLGSKN; encoded by the coding sequence ATGTTAACTATATACGATAAAGATTTAAAAGCTACCGGCATAATTGAAAACGCTTACAATATTTCAATAGAGCAACGTGTTAATCAATTATGGACGGCTGAGTTTTCGCTACCTATGGACGACCCTAAACGCTACCTTTGTTCGCATATGAACTATGTCGAGATAAGAGGCGAGCAAACCGCAGCAGACCCGGACGGAAGATATTACGGACTATATCGCATAATGCCGACGAATACGAGGAAAGCAATTGAAACTAACCGAGTTACTTACGAATTGGAGCACGTTCTAGCGACGTTACTAGACGATGTTATAAACGGACTATTACCGGCACTAATTAATCAGACAACTAGCGCCAACTTACAACGCATTCTAAACTTTCAAAGTACCGAGCATTGGCAGCTAGGAACGGTAGAGTTTGAGCGGTACTTTCAATATAGTTTCGAGAATGAAAACGGATTACTAGCGCCTATCTTATCCATTCCGAAAGCGTTCGATGAGGACTACGAGTTCACGTTTGATACTTCTTCGTATCCGTGGACATTAAACCTTGTAAAGCCTTCGAACGAGGTTACAAGCGAAATTAGATGGGGTAAAGATATGATTTCCTTTGAGGAAGTAAGCGACCCTACAGAAATAGTAAACTATATCATTCCGAAGGGGCAGGGCGAGGGAGTTAATCAGCTTACTATCGAGGACGTAAACGGCGGAGACGATTTTCTACAAGATAGCGCATCTATTACGGAGTGGGGAAAGCGTTCGTATATTTGGATAGACCGACGCTTTAAGGATGCCGACTCTTTAAAGGAATCCGGACAGGCGTTACTAAAGCAGTGGAAAGACCCGAAAATATCATTCTCTATTGACTCCGTGGACTTATCTATTTTACCGGAATACGCGCACGAAAGACGCCTGTTAAACGGTAGAACGCAAATAGTAGTTATAGACTCCGACTTTGATCGAACTTATTACGGCAGAATTATAGAAGCGAAAATACCGGACCTAGCGAAAGAGTTCGAAGTTGAGTACGTCATATCTAACCGCAGAGACGACGCAGCTACCATTCAAGCGGACATTGAACGCAAGCAACGAATTAACGAGGCATACTCGCAAGGCGCTACAAACATATTAGCGAGTAACTACCAGGACAATTGCGATAGCGATAACGCAGCTACTATTCCGATTTATATTGACGACGACGTACGCTACGTCAATACGTGCGAGTTAACTTATCGTACGAAGCCATTCCGTTCATACTCGCAAGCGACAGAAGGCGGAGGCGCAACAGTTAAAAGTACAAGCTCCGGAGGCGGGACGACTAAAACGACTAGTTCCGGAGGGGGTACGAGCAAGAGTACGAATAGTGGTGGAGGAACGTCTACTACGTCATCAAGCGGTGGCGGAGGTAGTACAACAAGCTCACAAAACAGTCAGTATCAGACGTTGAGTTTCGATAGTGGGTTAGATCAAGACGGCGACCCTGCCCCGGCAGGAAGGCACTTTCATAGAGTAAACGTGCCAACGTCAGCGTTAAATCATACTCATACAGTTAATTTTCCTTCGCATCAACATACGATTAGTATCCCATCGCATGCACATAGTTTTACTGTCCCGGAGCACCAACATAGCATTTCACTCGATCCACATAGCCATTCTATTAGTTTGCCGGACCATGTACACGATATTAAACACGGCATTTACCAACTAAACTCCACGCCTTCTCGCGTATTAATACGAGTAGACGGAAATCCTGCTAGTTCTACAGGAAATAGTGGAGACAGAGTCGACTTACTTCCGTACCTAGACCGAGACAGTGACGGAAAGGTTACGCGAGGTAGACACGAAATAACGCTAGTACCTAACGGATTAGCACGTATTGAGGCGGACGTAATATTCCGAATATTTATTCAATCGGATTTAGGTAGTAAAAATTAA
- a CDS encoding YuiB family protein codes for MIQLFISVLLFFVLFFGISFILNMILRQTWLMAFVFPIIVILIVDTFSFSTYFKDPGFAFSTLWHEIITLGYQDAIILLSGFIGTLTAGFVIRFLRKNGYQMF; via the coding sequence ATGATTCAATTATTTATATCGGTTCTCTTATTTTTCGTCTTGTTTTTTGGTATCAGCTTTATTCTTAATATGATTTTACGACAAACATGGCTGATGGCTTTTGTTTTTCCTATTATTGTCATATTAATTGTGGATACCTTCTCATTTTCTACATATTTCAAGGATCCTGGGTTTGCCTTTTCAACATTATGGCATGAGATCATTACGTTAGGTTATCAAGATGCCATTATTTTATTATCAGGATTCATTGGTACACTTACAGCTGGGTTTGTCATTCGCTTCTTGCGGAAAAATGGCTACCAAATGTTTTAA
- a CDS encoding sensor histidine kinase, with amino-acid sequence MEEKWLQAQIQPHFIFNTLNSISALSVVDVEKMRKLVAEFSEFLRSKFDSGSFNTWTPFKEEIAVVESYLYIEKVRFRDRLEIHLNIEDTEGFYLPTLTIQPIVENTIKHGIMQQAAGGTIEIKAFKKKDYLRIIIKDDGVGMSKDVISSIKHNNLDNSTGIGLRNTHRRLIEGFGTGIQIKSKVNVGTVIAFNIRKRT; translated from the coding sequence ATGGAAGAAAAATGGTTACAAGCGCAAATACAACCCCATTTTATTTTTAATACTTTAAATTCCATTAGTGCATTAAGTGTCGTAGACGTTGAAAAAATGCGTAAATTAGTAGCTGAGTTCAGTGAATTTCTACGTAGTAAATTTGACTCTGGTTCCTTTAATACATGGACACCTTTCAAAGAGGAGATCGCTGTCGTTGAATCCTATCTGTACATAGAAAAAGTAAGGTTTAGAGACCGATTAGAAATTCATTTGAATATAGAAGATACTGAAGGGTTCTATTTACCAACTCTGACGATTCAACCAATTGTTGAGAACACAATTAAACACGGTATTATGCAACAAGCTGCTGGTGGGACGATTGAAATTAAGGCTTTTAAGAAGAAAGATTATTTACGTATCATCATTAAGGATGATGGAGTTGGTATGAGTAAGGATGTCATTAGCTCGATAAAACATAACAATTTAGATAATTCTACAGGTATAGGGCTTAGAAATACGCATAGAAGACTAATTGAAGGCTTTGGAACGGGAATACAGATTAAAAGCAAGGTAAATGTAGGTACTGTGATTGCCTTTAACATTCGCAAACGGACTTAA
- a CDS encoding peptidoglycan-binding domain-containing protein produces the protein MYFGELTAKAVKTFQRATGIKVDGVPGPVTFGKLFS, from the coding sequence GTGTATTTTGGCGAGCTAACTGCAAAAGCTGTTAAAACATTTCAACGTGCTACAGGTATTAAGGTAGATGGTGTACCTGGTCCTGTGACGTTTGGCAAGCTGTTTAGCTAA
- a CDS encoding spore germination protein, which yields MALSIAQSRQNVPYPSLIEIFLMLLILELILEASVRLPRSIGPTITMVGGIIIGQAVVNANLVSNLLIIILAATTIANFAIVGIQNSFALRFYKYLIVLTSAVYGVFGLLSGMVFIMAYLGSIQTFGVSYLSFKMERDVSEIG from the coding sequence ATGGCTCTATCCATAGCTCAAAGTAGACAAAATGTTCCTTATCCATCATTGATAGAAATCTTTTTAATGCTGTTAATTTTGGAATTGATATTGGAGGCGAGTGTTAGGTTGCCTCGAAGTATAGGTCCAACAATTACGATGGTAGGCGGGATAATTATTGGTCAAGCTGTCGTAAACGCGAATTTAGTGAGTAACTTACTCATTATTATATTAGCTGCAACCACTATTGCAAACTTTGCTATTGTTGGTATCCAAAATTCATTTGCATTAAGATTTTATAAATATTTGATTGTTCTTACATCTGCTGTCTATGGGGTGTTTGGTCTTTTATCAGGAATGGTATTTATCATGGCCTATTTAGGAAGTATACAAACATTTGGAGTTTCCTATTTAAGTTTTAAGATGGAAAGGGATGTATCGGAAATTGGTTAG